In Blautia wexlerae DSM 19850, a single window of DNA contains:
- a CDS encoding InlB B-repeat-containing protein — protein sequence MRNRIIQVRHYSRKMMIMMLTGAICCSSCFCETAFAKTSKVRVYDVEKGTTSFTSFTYSDNKNDESLAPSEGAEAISSASQKVVIFHQADGSTIIRKADSNGKVTLPAIKNETGYTFLGWSTKPDQTQNPQYQAGQVIQVRKKTHLYAVMYNWQQEPDIQVNNLAAQLSEYSGIIFVGDSRTYFMQKTLLREYGKDAVAKVSFVCKTGEGLSWFETAGERVMRSEIARLQSDSDKPVAVIFNLGVNDLSSHNSGNGVDYKGEANAYLACMNTLAEELESDCRLFYMSVNPVNTAMKPTRKEAQLRYFNDRLQNGLNHRFQWIDTYKYLMKNGYSTYNEFKGNIDDGVHYSTRTYKRIYKYCMNAIR from the coding sequence ATGAGGAATCGAATAATTCAGGTTAGACATTATAGCAGGAAAATGATGATTATGATGTTGACAGGAGCAATTTGCTGTAGTTCATGTTTTTGTGAAACTGCTTTTGCGAAAACCAGCAAAGTAAGGGTTTACGATGTGGAAAAAGGAACCACAAGCTTCACATCTTTTACATATTCGGATAATAAAAATGATGAGTCACTGGCTCCGTCGGAGGGAGCAGAAGCGATTTCATCTGCTTCTCAGAAGGTGGTTATTTTCCATCAGGCAGATGGGTCTACGATAATAAGAAAAGCAGACAGTAATGGAAAAGTGACACTTCCTGCAATAAAGAACGAAACCGGATATACTTTTCTTGGATGGAGCACGAAGCCGGATCAGACTCAGAATCCGCAGTATCAGGCGGGACAGGTGATACAGGTAAGGAAGAAAACCCATTTATATGCAGTTATGTATAACTGGCAACAGGAGCCGGATATTCAGGTCAATAATCTGGCAGCTCAGCTGTCGGAGTATTCCGGAATTATTTTTGTGGGAGATTCCAGAACGTATTTTATGCAGAAAACTCTTCTTCGGGAATATGGAAAGGATGCAGTTGCAAAAGTATCATTTGTGTGTAAGACAGGGGAGGGACTGAGCTGGTTTGAAACAGCAGGAGAGAGAGTAATGAGAAGTGAAATTGCCCGTCTGCAGTCAGATTCAGATAAGCCCGTAGCAGTTATTTTTAATCTTGGTGTGAATGATCTTTCGAGTCATAATTCCGGAAATGGGGTTGATTATAAAGGCGAGGCAAATGCATATCTTGCGTGTATGAACACTCTTGCAGAGGAACTTGAAAGTGACTGCAGATTGTTTTATATGTCTGTGAATCCGGTAAATACAGCAATGAAACCAACTCGAAAAGAAGCGCAGTTACGTTACTTTAATGACAGATTGCAGAATGGGTTAAATCATAGATTTCAATGGATAGATACCTATAAATATCTGATGAAGAATGGTTACAGTACATACAATGAGTTTAAGGGAAATATAGATGACGGCGTTCACTATTCTACACGTACCTATAAAAGAATCTATAAATATTGTATGAATGCGATCAGATAA